Proteins found in one Streptococcus mitis genomic segment:
- a CDS encoding YSIRK signal domain/LPXTG anchor domain surface protein produces the protein MFHSKGRHVRQSQVEKFTRYSIRKVSFGAASVAVATGLFFLGGGSVQAAEQLTNSEHTEVQNSQNLTDKSSEPSKEVTGQGSVTAKEPDGQNNTPVKESTTDKQASEVKTPNLVAEKVTINTAALEDLVAKAESRLSQLTEGKKTKSVIDDAKNLVHKAKELLNDDTKTQVKVDALATQLSSSLSILNSIKSEATEEEKVNKNQDPRNGKEIPGKGESGFRTDTTVNPIIPAKEGPTNNNKLGSGNNPADGVFESAKNQFGDIDFSNATEKNREVRKQWSRSTASQGGQTEILGSLTYNWKEKEITADDANNHNALNGWKIEGGEKVTAIKPEIPTNVSSNRPAGFDPSPSKIYDLNGVIPQRDNEVPVPGNPLGVNAANQNYANGVNYSGVVGTHNLPKGYYLELGKKGTKISKEYPVNGNSRVLLSAITGGAYGNAGTAGTGEKVKITVYDAATGEKIYSIRDDRTIGEKMENEHISSPTGSGGNGDGWTEYRAIYELPKATTRVKVEIEALNDGTAINNSYLTNSNSTLSDGYFVGAVNLALGTGTEMTTNVRSDRKEGKFGEDALYKSKQTGEFEFTVNSVGGIRLYGSAETEIEVPEGVELPNNIKNPTGWVWFGDTPIAPQNIAWDPATRKLRIKYNTSRSNNGDSPYVGVGSNNGQNDGVRKFRVPFTTSDNYRGTATFKVKTFLPNGLNDAQNNKILNTGDVSNANGIYHPVVDGLRNTDNPDYYYNKTIYVDTIKPVAPTVDPVHTDSITGERTDTNQVKELLISVPTEKNTELTNEARERKDIAANDANNGTNRNADTEVKNIERAIGGLTSLKVTLPNTKTPITLTKKADGWYNGATKVEVRDGKLVVPVPAGTDLTEANETTNPDKRIKVTVLDKAGNESDPAYANVLNEAPTVAVEKKDLYVYKTKEADKWNNDKVLEKAKPSATDLEDDRDGVDSTKPTIAVSDAGNLDTTTVGDYTVKVQSTDSEGKKSTESDVTVHVLDLITVDPTVTTDPTNPSTTAPVSPKTADTPVKPGDEKLGKYPAGVTREDLVKEVTRTIKYLKEEDANKGDATPLYAEKVQKVTYKRTATVNPETKEVTYSDWEVYNEADKLTDATVDGIKGKFNDVESPVVNNYLLVNPTDKTVAEKEAPVPAQDGTVTPEVTKVLYKEIGSFSPQYPEGKKPNGAQDKIPYPNNPTDPTVPGDFSTITIPYVPGYTPVYNGQELTPKNPNDPTQGYKVPDGFTPTDKFGESLITYTPSTQTAKVVIEKKVDGAANEVVSSFDLTGKSGSELPASTDIDNKIKELKNQGYEVESDGYHTEENHHPTFDDQEDVNPTDGSSAPSQTFKIVVKPRIVEVPSSTPHEKDSPVDPNGENPELKWPEGLAESDLNTTAKRVISYVKKESDTVPEEKAKDDTVQTVPFTRKATVNLVTKEVTYTDWESPNKTWDKVGVDVLPGYIADKKEIPAKEATTPAKDTKVIPDETAKVTYTKIGSWIPVDPTTGTDGDPIQYPNDPNDPTKPGEITQVIPHKDGYTPKDGNGTPLEPVNPANPEQGYKPPKITDPKANIKIIYDKDDQKAKVKFVSIDPNTQTETELTDHALTLTGKSSETIPESDVQTHIDVLKSMGYDVIDNPFDKDPVFDTKKDTNDNITQEFTVKVQPRVSTANPVYVVEGDKPSAEKLKDAVTTKGNEKTVDETKIPETTGKVGDETLTAPVTVTYGSGNQKREETVTVPVTVLPKATPEKVITLKDTTGDNLTTAVKEKAQAALGKLTLPSGVTVELVPNQDYTVPATDSNGDKDNVPVKVQYKDVTGTVVAEDIISVPVTVVSSTPSKIVVFEGDEVTVDAAKGAVTPGTDGTKGEPTTLPETAGKAGATDVKVDVPVTYDSGKLTETVSVPVTVLPKPEAEEVLVAKNSDKDKAKEKVLAKAKKAIEEATFKGKLPQGATVTVDETVPVTVPDLTEDIEVDVTVKYTVDGQEKTTTVKVPVTVVEGVPQIVPVKENNDVLPDPEKSIDKTDYPEGATFRYKTPEGQTTPIDVTTPGDKDVIVEVLDKNGNPIAEVPATVRVVESYPKYVPVDPAKKQPEPKENINPNDFPTGTTFEYKDNTPVDTTTPGEKDVTVVAKLNGQPITEIPAKIVVVESKTQYVPVNAENDKKAKPQDSITPDDYPEGSTFEYKTPEGQTTPYDGTTPGEKDVTVVVKDPDGDKLVEVPAKIKVVQGKEQQIPVNAEGENKPKPEDSITPSDYPEGSTFEYKVPEGQTTPYDGTTPGDKPVTVVVKDKNGNVLVEVPATIKVVESKPTPIETPVTNTPLTKDDYTKGMKIPEGATVKVGDLPDLTTPGEKTPVKVTITLPNGKSYTVDVPVTVTPVKEIETPVTTTPLTPDDYTKGIKIPEGGKVTNVANIPDLTTPGKKDPVKVTIELPNGKVITVDIPVTVTPVKEIETPVTTTPLTPDDYTKGITITEGGKVTKVENIPDLTTPGKKNPVKVTITLPNGKVITVEVPVNVTPIKEIETPVTTAKLTPEDILKQIKVPEGATTKVGDLPDLTTPGKKDPVKVTVTLPNGKVVTVDVPVTVTPVKEIETPVTKDKLTPEDILKQIKVPEGATSKVENIPDLTTPGKKDPVKVTITLPNGKVVTVDVPVTVTPVKEIETPVTKDKLTPEDILKQIKVPEGATSKVENIPDLTTPGKKDPVKVTVELPNGKVVTVDVPVNVTPITPIETPVTTAKLTPEDILKQIKVPEGATSKVENIPDLTTPGKKDPVKVTITLPNGKVVTVEIPVNVTPIEDIVKKQGDPITAEDVEKHIPKGVKVINIGDKPTTDIPGERPSIPVVIELPNGIRVTMNIPVIVTPKVTPVVVPVGTPVTPEDVQKHIELPNGWKVTKIGEIPTTTTPGTKPVVPVEIELPDGRKITVDVPVIVTPTVRQIVVPQGTPITPDDVKGHIDLPKEPGWEIIEVGEIPTTIPAGVKPSVKVKIKVPTGEIVEVEVPIIVTPTVTPIVVEVGTPITEDEVKKHVDLPEGWKITKVGEIPKTNTPGDKPSVTVEIELPDGRKVTVEVPVKVTPKSNHGNSHGNNGSSTTHIVTRYQDGDGKEISPEENGSHGPKTLEGYEYTGTKTDKNGNVIHTYKKVVTTTRSEQPSSPETPTSPEKPVATPVQTSSTDSKQVAVETTVANDKKELPNTGTDDKNILSSLGLLGMLGAFGLVARKKKED, from the coding sequence ATGTTTCATTCTAAAGGACGACATGTTCGTCAATCGCAGGTGGAGAAATTCACACGTTACAGTATTCGTAAGGTTAGTTTTGGTGCGGCTAGTGTAGCAGTAGCTACTGGACTGTTTTTCCTTGGTGGAGGAAGCGTCCAAGCGGCTGAACAATTAACCAATTCAGAACATACAGAAGTTCAAAATTCTCAAAATCTAACTGATAAGTCCTCGGAACCCTCTAAGGAAGTTACTGGACAAGGTTCTGTTACTGCTAAAGAACCCGATGGACAAAATAATACTCCTGTTAAAGAGTCTACTACTGACAAACAAGCCAGTGAAGTTAAAACTCCAAATTTAGTGGCAGAAAAAGTGACTATTAATACAGCAGCGTTAGAAGATTTAGTTGCTAAAGCTGAAAGTAGATTGAGTCAATTAACTGAAGGTAAGAAAACAAAATCAGTCATTGATGATGCTAAAAATTTGGTTCATAAAGCAAAAGAGCTTTTGAACGATGATACAAAAACACAAGTAAAAGTGGATGCACTTGCTACACAACTTTCAAGTAGCCTTAGCATTCTAAACAGTATCAAATCAGAAGCAACTGAAGAAGAAAAAGTAAACAAAAACCAAGATCCAAGAAATGGAAAAGAAATTCCAGGAAAAGGGGAGAGTGGGTTTAGAACAGATACTACTGTAAATCCGATAATTCCTGCAAAAGAAGGACCAACGAATAATAATAAATTAGGTTCTGGGAACAATCCTGCTGATGGTGTATTTGAGAGTGCAAAAAATCAGTTTGGTGATATAGATTTCAGTAATGCTACAGAAAAAAATAGAGAAGTAAGGAAGCAATGGTCACGAAGCACCGCATCACAAGGTGGTCAAACAGAAATTCTAGGAAGCCTTACTTATAATTGGAAAGAAAAAGAAATTACAGCAGATGATGCAAATAATCATAATGCATTGAATGGCTGGAAAATTGAAGGTGGGGAGAAAGTTACAGCTATTAAACCAGAGATACCTACTAATGTATCTTCTAATAGACCAGCAGGATTTGATCCATCCCCTTCTAAAATATATGATTTAAATGGTGTAATACCTCAAAGAGATAATGAAGTTCCTGTTCCAGGAAATCCATTAGGTGTTAATGCGGCCAACCAAAACTATGCAAATGGAGTTAACTATTCAGGTGTGGTAGGTACACATAATTTACCAAAAGGATATTATTTAGAATTGGGGAAAAAGGGGACAAAAATTTCTAAAGAATATCCTGTTAATGGGAATTCTAGGGTTCTTTTAAGTGCCATTACTGGTGGTGCCTACGGAAACGCTGGAACAGCAGGAACAGGTGAAAAAGTCAAAATTACAGTTTACGATGCTGCTACTGGTGAAAAGATTTATAGTATAAGAGACGATCGTACAATCGGAGAAAAAATGGAAAATGAACATATTTCCAGTCCGACTGGTAGTGGTGGTAATGGAGATGGTTGGACAGAATACCGTGCCATTTATGAACTACCGAAAGCAACTACACGAGTAAAAGTTGAAATTGAAGCATTGAATGACGGTACGGCAATTAATAACTCTTATTTAACGAATTCGAATAGTACTTTAAGTGACGGATATTTTGTCGGTGCCGTTAACCTAGCATTAGGTACTGGTACGGAAATGACGACAAACGTAAGGAGTGATAGAAAAGAAGGTAAATTCGGAGAAGATGCTCTTTATAAATCAAAACAAACAGGTGAATTTGAATTTACTGTGAATAGTGTTGGTGGTATTCGCCTTTATGGTTCAGCAGAAACAGAGATAGAGGTTCCAGAAGGAGTAGAACTTCCAAATAACATTAAAAACCCAACGGGATGGGTATGGTTCGGAGATACTCCTATTGCTCCGCAAAATATAGCTTGGGATCCAGCTACCAGAAAATTAAGAATAAAATATAATACATCAAGATCTAACAATGGTGATTCACCATATGTTGGTGTTGGTTCTAATAATGGACAGAATGATGGTGTACGTAAATTTAGAGTACCATTTACAACTTCAGATAATTATAGAGGTACAGCTACTTTCAAGGTTAAAACTTTCTTGCCAAATGGTTTGAATGATGCTCAGAATAATAAAATTTTAAATACAGGAGATGTATCAAATGCAAACGGTATTTATCATCCGGTGGTAGATGGATTAAGGAATACAGATAATCCTGATTATTATTACAATAAAACAATTTATGTTGATACTATTAAACCTGTTGCACCTACAGTTGATCCAGTACATACTGACAGCATCACTGGGGAAAGAACAGACACAAACCAAGTTAAAGAACTACTTATCTCTGTTCCTACAGAAAAAAATACTGAATTAACAAATGAAGCAAGAGAAAGAAAAGACATTGCAGCTAATGATGCAAACAATGGAACTAATAGAAATGCTGATACAGAAGTAAAAAATATTGAACGTGCAATTGGTGGATTAACTTCATTGAAAGTTACTTTACCAAATACTAAAACACCAATTACTTTAACGAAGAAAGCAGATGGTTGGTATAATGGTGCAACAAAAGTTGAAGTACGTGATGGTAAATTAGTTGTTCCAGTTCCAGCAGGTACAGATTTGACGGAAGCGAATGAGACAACAAATCCGGACAAACGTATCAAAGTCACTGTGCTTGATAAAGCAGGTAACGAATCAGATCCAGCTTACGCTAATGTTCTAAACGAAGCTCCAACAGTAGCAGTTGAGAAAAAAGATTTATATGTTTATAAAACAAAAGAAGCTGATAAATGGAATAATGATAAAGTTTTAGAAAAAGCTAAACCATCAGCAACTGACTTAGAAGATGATCGTGATGGTGTTGATTCTACTAAACCAACAATCGCAGTAAGTGATGCAGGTAACTTAGATACAACTACAGTTGGAGATTATACTGTAAAAGTTCAATCAACGGATAGTGAAGGTAAAAAATCAACAGAATCCGATGTAACTGTTCATGTATTAGATTTAATTACAGTAGATCCAACAGTAACAACTGACCCAACAAATCCAAGTACAACAGCTCCAGTATCTCCAAAAACTGCAGATACACCTGTTAAACCTGGAGATGAAAAACTAGGTAAATATCCAGCAGGAGTTACTCGTGAGGACTTAGTTAAAGAAGTAACACGTACAATTAAGTATCTAAAAGAAGAAGATGCAAATAAGGGTGATGCAACTCCTTTATATGCTGAAAAGGTGCAAAAAGTAACTTATAAACGTACAGCAACAGTTAACCCTGAAACAAAAGAAGTGACTTACTCTGATTGGGAAGTTTACAATGAAGCTGACAAATTAACAGATGCTACAGTTGATGGAATAAAAGGTAAATTCAATGATGTTGAATCACCAGTAGTAAACAACTACTTGTTAGTAAACCCGACTGATAAAACAGTAGCTGAAAAAGAAGCTCCAGTTCCTGCACAAGATGGAACAGTTACTCCAGAAGTAACAAAAGTTCTTTATAAAGAAATTGGTTCATTTAGCCCTCAATATCCAGAAGGTAAGAAACCAAATGGTGCTCAAGATAAAATTCCTTATCCAAACAATCCGACGGATCCAACGGTTCCAGGTGATTTTAGTACAATAACAATTCCATATGTTCCAGGTTATACTCCAGTTTATAATGGACAAGAATTGACACCGAAAAATCCTAATGATCCAACTCAAGGCTATAAAGTTCCAGATGGATTTACACCAACGGATAAATTTGGGGAATCACTAATTACATATACACCTTCTACTCAAACGGCTAAAGTAGTGATTGAGAAGAAAGTCGATGGAGCCGCAAATGAAGTGGTTTCTAGCTTTGATTTAACAGGTAAATCTGGTTCAGAATTACCAGCAAGTACAGATATTGATAACAAAATCAAAGAACTTAAGAATCAAGGTTATGAAGTAGAAAGTGATGGTTACCATACAGAGGAAAATCATCATCCAACTTTTGACGACCAAGAAGATGTGAATCCAACAGATGGTTCCTCAGCACCTTCTCAAACATTCAAAATTGTTGTTAAACCAAGAATCGTTGAAGTTCCGTCATCAACGCCTCATGAAAAAGACAGCCCAGTAGATCCTAATGGAGAAAATCCAGAATTGAAATGGCCAGAGGGATTAGCTGAATCTGATTTGAACACAACTGCTAAACGTGTGATTTCATATGTGAAGAAAGAATCTGATACAGTACCTGAAGAAAAAGCTAAGGATGATACAGTTCAAACGGTACCATTTACAAGAAAAGCTACCGTTAATCTTGTCACAAAAGAAGTAACCTATACTGATTGGGAAAGTCCAAATAAAACATGGGATAAAGTTGGAGTAGATGTTCTACCAGGATATATTGCTGATAAAAAAGAAATTCCAGCGAAAGAAGCAACAACCCCTGCAAAAGATACAAAAGTAATCCCTGATGAGACTGCTAAAGTAACGTATACGAAAATTGGAAGTTGGATTCCAGTTGATCCAACAACAGGTACAGATGGTGATCCAATTCAATATCCAAATGATCCAAACGATCCAACTAAGCCTGGTGAAATCACACAAGTGATTCCTCATAAAGATGGTTATACACCAAAAGATGGTAATGGTACTCCATTAGAGCCAGTAAATCCTGCCAATCCAGAACAAGGTTATAAACCACCAAAAATTACGGATCCAAAAGCGAATATCAAAATTATTTATGACAAAGATGATCAAAAAGCAAAAGTTAAATTTGTTTCGATTGATCCAAATACTCAAACAGAAACAGAGTTGACTGATCATGCCTTAACTCTAACTGGAAAATCAAGTGAAACAATTCCTGAAAGTGATGTACAAACTCATATCGACGTATTGAAATCAATGGGATATGATGTTATCGACAATCCGTTTGATAAAGACCCAGTATTTGATACGAAGAAAGATACGAACGACAACATTACGCAAGAGTTTACGGTTAAAGTTCAACCACGTGTCTCAACTGCAAATCCTGTGTACGTTGTAGAAGGTGATAAGCCATCTGCAGAAAAATTAAAAGATGCTGTTACTACTAAAGGAAATGAAAAAACAGTTGACGAAACTAAGATTCCTGAAACAACAGGAAAAGTTGGAGATGAAACATTAACAGCGCCAGTAACTGTAACTTATGGTTCAGGTAATCAAAAACGTGAAGAAACAGTAACCGTACCAGTAACAGTGTTACCAAAAGCAACACCAGAAAAAGTAATCACATTAAAAGATACAACTGGTGACAACCTAACAACAGCTGTAAAAGAAAAAGCACAAGCTGCACTAGGTAAACTAACATTACCATCAGGAGTTACAGTAGAATTAGTTCCAAATCAAGATTATACTGTTCCAGCAACAGATTCTAATGGTGATAAAGATAATGTACCAGTAAAAGTACAATACAAAGACGTAACAGGTACAGTAGTAGCAGAAGACATAATTAGTGTACCAGTAACAGTAGTAAGCTCAACACCAAGTAAAATCGTTGTATTCGAAGGTGATGAAGTAACTGTTGATGCAGCTAAAGGTGCAGTAACACCAGGAACAGATGGTACAAAAGGTGAACCAACAACATTACCAGAAACAGCAGGTAAAGCAGGAGCGACTGATGTTAAAGTAGACGTACCAGTAACATATGATAGTGGCAAATTAACAGAAACAGTAAGTGTTCCAGTAACAGTATTACCAAAACCAGAAGCTGAAGAAGTTCTAGTTGCTAAAAATAGTGATAAGGATAAAGCTAAAGAAAAAGTCCTTGCAAAAGCGAAAAAAGCAATAGAAGAAGCAACATTCAAAGGTAAATTACCTCAAGGAGCAACAGTTACTGTTGATGAAACAGTTCCAGTAACAGTTCCAGACTTAACAGAAGATATTGAAGTTGATGTAACCGTTAAATATACTGTAGATGGTCAAGAAAAAACTACAACAGTTAAAGTACCAGTAACAGTAGTTGAAGGTGTTCCACAAATCGTACCTGTAAAAGAAAATAATGATGTTTTACCAGATCCAGAGAAGAGTATTGATAAAACAGATTATCCAGAAGGAGCTACATTTAGATATAAAACTCCAGAAGGACAAACAACTCCAATCGATGTAACAACACCTGGAGATAAAGATGTTATTGTTGAAGTACTAGATAAAAATGGTAATCCAATTGCAGAAGTTCCAGCAACAGTACGAGTAGTAGAAAGTTATCCTAAATATGTACCAGTAGATCCAGCTAAGAAACAGCCAGAACCAAAAGAAAACATTAATCCAAATGATTTCCCAACTGGAACAACATTTGAATATAAAGATAATACTCCAGTAGATACAACAACTCCGGGCGAAAAAGATGTAACAGTTGTAGCGAAGTTAAACGGACAACCAATTACAGAAATTCCAGCGAAAATTGTTGTTGTAGAATCTAAGACACAATATGTTCCAGTGAATGCTGAAAACGATAAGAAAGCAAAACCACAAGATAGTATCACTCCAGATGATTATCCAGAAGGATCAACATTTGAGTACAAGACTCCAGAAGGACAAACAACTCCATATGATGGAACAACACCGGGAGAAAAAGATGTAACTGTAGTAGTGAAAGATCCAGATGGAGATAAACTTGTAGAAGTACCTGCGAAAATCAAAGTTGTTCAAGGTAAAGAACAACAAATTCCGGTAAATGCTGAAGGGGAGAATAAACCAAAACCTGAAGATAGTATCACACCAAGTGACTATCCAGAAGGTTCAACATTCGAATACAAGGTTCCAGAAGGACAAACAACTCCATATGATGGAACAACACCAGGGGATAAACCAGTTACTGTAGTTGTAAAAGATAAAAATGGTAATGTATTAGTAGAAGTTCCAGCAACTATTAAAGTTGTGGAATCAAAACCAACACCGATTGAAACGCCAGTAACAAACACTCCTTTAACTAAAGATGATTATACAAAAGGAATGAAGATTCCAGAAGGAGCAACTGTTAAGGTCGGCGATCTTCCAGATTTAACAACACCAGGTGAAAAAACTCCTGTAAAAGTAACAATCACATTACCAAATGGTAAATCTTATACTGTGGATGTTCCGGTAACAGTGACACCAGTTAAGGAAATCGAAACACCAGTTACAACCACACCATTAACACCGGACGATTACACAAAAGGAATTAAGATTCCAGAAGGCGGTAAAGTAACGAATGTTGCAAACATTCCAGACTTAACAACGCCAGGTAAGAAAGATCCAGTTAAGGTAACGATTGAATTGCCAAATGGCAAAGTGATTACAGTAGATATTCCAGTAACTGTTACTCCAGTTAAGGAAATTGAAACACCAGTAACCACAACACCATTAACACCGGATGATTACACTAAAGGAATTACGATTACAGAAGGTGGTAAGGTTACTAAGGTTGAAAATATTCCAGACTTAACAACGCCTGGTAAGAAGAATCCTGTAAAAGTAACGATTACATTACCAAATGGAAAAGTGATTACAGTAGAAGTGCCGGTAAATGTAACACCAATTAAGGAAATCGAAACACCAGTCACAACAGCTAAATTGACTCCAGAGGATATTTTAAAACAAATCAAAGTACCAGAAGGAGCAACTACTAAGGTAGGAGATCTTCCAGACTTAACAACGCCAGGTAAGAAAGATCCAGTGAAGGTAACAGTAACATTACCAAATGGTAAAGTAGTGACAGTAGACGTACCAGTAACAGTAACACCAGTTAAGGAAATCGAGACACCAGTAACGAAAGATAAATTGACTCCAGAAGATATCTTGAAACAAATCAAAGTACCAGAAGGAGCAACAAGTAAGGTAGAAAACATTCCAGACTTAACAACGCCTGGTAAGAAGGATCCTGTAAAAGTAACGATTACATTACCAAATGGCAAAGTAGTGACAGTAGACGTACCAGTAACAGTCACACCAGTTAAGGAAATCGAAACACCAGTAACGAAAGATAAATTGACTCCAGAAGATATCTTGAAACAAATCAAAGTACCAGAAGGAGCAACAAGTAAGGTAGAAAACATTCCAGACTTAACAACGCCAGGTAAGAAAGATCCTGTAAAAGTAACTGTGGAATTACCAAATGGCAAAGTAGTGACAGTAGACGTACCAGTGAATGTAACACCAATTACACCAATTGAAACACCAGTCACAACAGCTAAATTGACTCCAGAGGATATTTTAAAACAAATCAAAGTACCAGAAGGAGCAACAAGTAAGGTAGAAAACATTCCAGACTTAACAACACCTGGTAAGAAGGATCCTGTAAAAGTAACGATTACATTACCAAACGGTAAAGTTGTGACTGTAGAAATTCCAGTAAATGTCACACCTATTGAAGATATTGTTAAAAAACAAGGAGATCCAATTACCGCTGAGGATGTTGAAAAACACATTCCAAAAGGAGTAAAAGTTATCAATATTGGTGATAAACCTACAACAGATATTCCAGGTGAAAGACCAAGTATCCCAGTAGTGATTGAATTACCAAATGGAATTCGCGTAACGATGAACATTCCAGTAATCGTAACACCGAAAGTAACACCTGTAGTAGTTCCAGTAGGAACACCAGTTACGCCAGAAGATGTTCAGAAACATATTGAATTACCAAATGGATGGAAGGTAACAAAAATAGGAGAAATTCCAACAACAACCACACCAGGAACAAAACCAGTCGTTCCAGTAGAGATTGAATTACCAGATGGTCGTAAGATTACTGTCGATGTACCAGTCATCGTTACGCCAACCGTAAGACAAATTGTTGTACCACAAGGAACTCCAATCACACCAGACGATGTGAAAGGGCATATCGATCTTCCAAAAGAACCAGGATGGGAAATTATTGAAGTAGGAGAAATCCCAACAACAATTCCTGCTGGAGTGAAACCAAGCGTTAAAGTGAAGATTAAAGTTCCAACTGGAGAAATTGTTGAAGTAGAGGTACCAATCATCGTAACACCGACAGTAACTCCTATTGTAGTGGAAGTTGGAACACCGATTACTGAAGATGAAGTGAAAAAACATGTAGATCTTCCTGAAGGTTGGAAAATTACTAAAGTTGGAGAAATTCCAAAAACCAATACACCAGGAGATAAACCATCTGTAACGGTTGAGATTGAATTACCGGATGGACGTAAAGTGACAGTAGAAGTTCCTGTGAAAGTAACTCCTAAATCTAATCATGGTAATAGTCACGGTAATAATGGTAGTTCAACAACTCATATCGTAACACGTTACCAAGATGGTGATGGTAAAGAAATTTCTCCAGAAGAAAATGGCAGCCATGGACCTAAGACTTTAGAAGGTTATGAATATACAGGCACTAAGACAGATAAAAATGGCAATGTGATTCATACCTATAAGAAAGTAGTTACAACAACCCGTTCTGAGCAACCAAGCTCTCCAGAGACTCCTACAAGTCCAGAAAAACCAGTAGCTACTCCAGTTCAGACAAGTTCTACAGATTCTAAACAAGTAGCCGTTGAAACAACCGTAGCCAATGATAAGAAGGAATTACCAAATACTGGTACAGACGATAAGAACATTTTATCTAGTCTTGGACTTCTTGGAATGTTGGGTGCGTTCGGACTTGTAGCTCGTAAGAAAAAAGAAGACTAA
- a CDS encoding amino acid ABC transporter substrate-binding protein, translating to MTNKKIALVLVSILTLFLTACTQKASDPKQDNWDKYQEQGTITIGFDNTFVPMGFEEKNGQYTGFDIDLAQAVSEKLGFKVQFQPIDWDMKETELQNGTIDAIWNGYSATDERREKVAFSIPYMENQQVLVAKKSQQIHSVEDMKDKTLGAQAGSSGYLDFEAQPDLLKNRVKDQKANQYQSFNEALIDLKNDRIDALLIDRVYANYYLQSEGILNDYNVFSAGFESESFAVGVRPADKRLLQALNQAFIALHQEGKFQEISQKWFGEDVATKEVKEGI from the coding sequence ATGACTAATAAGAAAATTGCTTTAGTATTGGTTTCTATCCTTACCCTCTTTTTAACAGCTTGTACTCAGAAGGCTAGTGATCCAAAGCAGGATAACTGGGATAAATATCAAGAGCAGGGGACTATTACTATAGGTTTTGACAATACCTTTGTACCTATGGGATTTGAAGAAAAGAATGGACAGTATACAGGCTTTGATATTGACTTAGCACAAGCTGTATCTGAAAAATTAGGTTTTAAGGTTCAATTTCAACCCATTGACTGGGATATGAAGGAGACAGAACTGCAAAATGGAACCATAGATGCCATCTGGAATGGCTATTCTGCCACTGATGAACGCCGAGAAAAGGTTGCCTTTAGCATTCCATATATGGAAAATCAGCAAGTTCTGGTTGCCAAGAAAAGCCAGCAGATTCATTCAGTAGAGGATATGAAGGATAAAACCTTGGGAGCCCAAGCCGGTTCCTCTGGTTATTTAGACTTTGAAGCACAGCCAGATTTACTGAAAAATCGTGTCAAAGATCAGAAGGCTAATCAGTACCAGAGTTTCAATGAAGCCTTGATTGATTTGAAGAATGACAGGATTGATGCCTTGTTGATTGACCGAGTGTATGCTAATTATTATCTCCAGTCTGAAGGAATATTAAATGACTACAATGTCTTTTCAGCAGGATTTGAAAGTGAATCTTTTGCGGTCGGAGTTAGACCAGCAGACAAAAGACTACTACAAGCATTAAACCAAGCCTTTATTGCACTACACCAAGAAGGAAAGTTCCAAGAAATCAGCCAAAAATGGTTTGGAGAAGATGTGGCAACAAAAGAAGTGAAAGAAGGAATCTAA
- a CDS encoding amino acid ABC transporter ATP-binding protein — translation MLELRNINKGFGEKQILSNFSLKIPEKQILAIVGPSGGGKTTLLRMLAGLETIDSGKIFYNGEPLELDELEKRNLLGFVFQDFQLFPHLSVLDNLTLSPVKTMGMKQQEAEKKARGLLEQLGLAGHADAYPFSLSGGQKQRVALARAMMIDPEIIGYDEPTSALDPELRLEVEKLILQNRELGMTQIVVTHDLQFAENIADQILKVEPK, via the coding sequence ATGTTAGAATTACGAAATATCAATAAGGGATTTGGTGAAAAGCAAATTTTATCTAATTTCAGTCTAAAAATTCCTGAAAAGCAAATCCTGGCTATCGTTGGGCCTTCTGGTGGAGGTAAGACAACTCTCTTACGTATGCTTGCGGGTCTGGAAACCATTGATTCAGGGAAAATCTTTTATAATGGAGAACCTTTAGAACTGGATGAACTAGAGAAGCGAAATTTACTGGGATTTGTATTCCAAGATTTTCAACTGTTTCCTCATTTATCAGTTCTAGATAATTTGACCTTATCTCCTGTAAAAACGATGGGAATGAAGCAGCAAGAAGCTGAGAAGAAGGCGCGTGGACTCCTGGAACAGTTAGGACTAGCAGGGCACGCAGATGCCTATCCATTTTCACTATCTGGTGGGCAAAAGCAGCGAGTAGCCTTGGCGCGCGCTATGATGATTGACCCAGAAATCATTGGCTACGATGAACCAACTTCTGCACTTGATCCAGAATTGCGCTTAGAAGTGGAAAAACTGATCCTGCAAAATAGGGAACTTGGCATGACCCAGATTGTGGTTACCCACGATTTACAATTCGCTGAAAATATCGCAGATCAGATTCTCAAGGTTGAGCCCAAGTAG